The Chitinimonas arctica region ATGATGGCAAGCTTTATAGCGACGACCTCGAATTGGTCTTTGTCGAACTACCGAAATTCGGCAAGGACGAGACGCAATTGGTCGATGTGCAAGATAAATGGTTCTACTTCCTCAAATGTGCCGGCAGTCTGGAGTGTGTTCCCACACCGCTGGCGGAGGAAGTCCCGATTCGGCATGCCCTCGATATCGCCAACTATGCCGGCCTGACAGTGGCGGAAGAAGAGGAGCAGCAAAGGCACCAATTCTATATTTTTGATCAGCGCAACGTTGTGGTTAAAGTCGCGAAATCAAATATGGCGATAGGCTGGGCGAAAGGGCGGGTGGAAGGTAAGGCAGAAGGTAAGGCAGAAGGTAAGGCAGAAGGGATTTGGGAAGAGCGGCTGCGTTGGGCGCGTTCGCTGCTGCCGTCGACGGACGATGCTACCATCGCCCGGCAGACTGGACTGGATATTGGTGACATCGCTGCATTGCGCGATGGCTGATGCAGGTGGGCATTCGGCGTAGAGGATTCAAATTAACCGCTGTAATGGCGACAAAGTCCCGGCTTCCACCGGGACGATGGTTAAGTGCCGGCCATATCTACCCCAACGCCGCCGCCACCCACGCCTTAACCGCTTCCGCATCATTGGCC contains the following coding sequences:
- a CDS encoding Rpn family recombination-promoting nuclease/putative transposase translates to MRFLDPKTDFAFKKIFGSQQSHDILLSFLNAALSLQSPYRIAEVTILDPYQAPRITGMKTTFVDVKARDETGKHYIIEMQVLNVEGFEQRVLYNACKAYSGQLAPAANYSTLTDVVALTITDFIMFPERSEVVSQFKLRADDGKLYSDDLELVFVELPKFGKDETQLVDVQDKWFYFLKCAGSLECVPTPLAEEVPIRHALDIANYAGLTVAEEEEQQRHQFYIFDQRNVVVKVAKSNMAIGWAKGRVEGKAEGKAEGKAEGIWEERLRWARSLLPSTDDATIARQTGLDIGDIAALRDG